A genomic region of Melopsittacus undulatus isolate bMelUnd1 chromosome 5, bMelUnd1.mat.Z, whole genome shotgun sequence contains the following coding sequences:
- the LOC101876175 gene encoding 3-mercaptopyruvate sulfurtransferase, producing MSQQLLYRALVSAKWLAEAIKSQQAGLALRILDASWYLPKMKRDPKREFEERHIPGAVFFDIDQCSDRTSPYDHMLPKADDFAEYVGKLGVGNDSHVVVYDGSDQGLFSAPRVWWMFRAFGHEAVSLLDGGLKNWQREGNALSSGKSQVAPSEFHASLDKSLVKTYEDILDNLDSHRFQLVDARAAGRFRGVEPEPRDGIEPGHVPGSTSIPFTDFLTESGLEKTPEQIRSLFQEKKVDLLKPLVATCGSGVTACHVALGAYLCGKPDVAVYDGAWVEWYMRAQPENIISEGKGKTV from the exons ATGTCGCAGCAACTCCTCTACCGTGCTCTGGTGTCTGCAAAATGGCTTGCAGAAGCCATCAAGTCCCAGCAAGCTGGTCTGGCCTTGAGAATCTTGGATGCATCTTGGTATTTGCCAAAGATGAAGCGTGACCCGAAGCGGGAATTCGAGGAGCGCCATATCCCTGGGGCAGTTTTCTTTGACATTGACCAGTGCAGTGACCGTACTTCACCTTATGACCACATGCTGCCCAAAGCTGATGACTTTGCTGAGTATGTGGGGAAGCTGGGTGTGGGGAATGATTCCCATGTTGTGGTGTATGATGGCAGCGACCAAGGCCTCTTCTCAGCGCCCCGGGTGTGGTGGATGTTCCGGGCCTTTGGACATGAAGCCGTCTCCCTTCTGGATGGTGGCCTGAAGAACTGGCAGCGAGAGGGGAATGCACTGAGCTCTGGGAAAAGTCAGGTAGCTCCCTCTGAGTTCCATGCGTCCTTGGACAAGTCCCTGGTGAAAACGTATGAGGACATCTTGGATAATTTGGATTCCCACCGCTTCCAGCTAGTGGATGCGCGTGCTGCAGGACGGTTCCGGGGAGTAGAGCCAGAGCCCCGAGATG GAATTGAGCCTGGTCATGTCCCTGGGTCGACAAGCATCCCCTTCACCGATTTCTTGACAGAGTCTGGCTTAGAGAAGACCCCTGAGCAGATCCGTAGTCTGTTCCAGGAGAAGAAGGTGGACCTCTTGAAGCCACTGGTAGCCACGTGTGGCTCTGGGGTCACTGCCTGCCATGTGGCTCTGGGGGCATACCTCTGTGGCAAACCAGATGTTGCTGTGTACGATGGGGCCTGGGTGGAATGGTACATGCGGGCACAGcctgaaaacattatttctgagggaaaagggaagacagTGTAA